A DNA window from Stenotrophomonas indicatrix contains the following coding sequences:
- a CDS encoding helix-turn-helix domain-containing protein, with product MGDPSTPAGTGSAYQEHLAPAPLRGQFGQLWQSQLPADASGNITVLPDGCVDILWRDGALFVVGPDRTAAHPQLAPGAQVLGARFRPGQASSALGIDLSGIVGQAVPLIEFNARWATQAAAWIGDAAPDQRLQRLADSLQRNMPAAVLDEHTRRAHALFAHAARGDASIDALAAHLAMSPRTLRRFSQMQFGYGAKSLERILRLQRFLRCSQTQPAHSLAMLAVEAGYADQAHLSRDARELAGLTASALRQQWGR from the coding sequence ATGGGCGATCCCTCCACTCCCGCTGGCACCGGCTCGGCCTACCAGGAACACCTGGCGCCTGCGCCGCTGCGTGGCCAGTTCGGCCAGCTCTGGCAGAGCCAGTTGCCTGCTGACGCCAGTGGCAACATCACCGTGCTGCCCGATGGTTGCGTGGACATTCTCTGGCGTGACGGTGCGCTGTTCGTGGTGGGGCCGGACCGTACCGCCGCACACCCGCAACTGGCCCCCGGTGCACAGGTGCTGGGCGCGCGGTTCCGGCCTGGACAGGCATCGTCTGCGCTCGGCATCGACTTGTCCGGCATCGTCGGCCAAGCCGTGCCCCTGATCGAATTCAATGCCCGCTGGGCGACGCAGGCTGCGGCCTGGATCGGTGACGCCGCGCCCGACCAGCGCCTGCAGCGCCTGGCTGACAGCCTGCAGCGGAACATGCCGGCGGCCGTGCTGGACGAGCACACACGCCGCGCGCATGCGCTGTTCGCGCACGCTGCCAGAGGCGATGCCAGCATCGACGCACTCGCCGCACATCTGGCGATGAGCCCGCGCACCCTGCGTCGCTTCAGCCAGATGCAGTTCGGTTACGGAGCAAAGTCGCTGGAGCGGATCCTGCGTCTGCAGCGGTTCCTGCGCTGCAGCCAGACCCAACCCGCGCACAGTCTGGCGATGCTGGCCGTGGAGGCGGGCTATGCCGACCAGGCCCACCTCAGCCGCGACGCCCGCGAGCTTGCCGGCCTGACGGCCAGTGCGCTGCGCCAGCAGTGGGGACGTTGA
- a CDS encoding Ax21 family protein, with protein MKNSLLALGLLAALPFAASAADGLSYNYVEGGYVNTDAKGGDADGWGVKGSVAVHPNFHIFGDYSKQETDTFKNDVDQWRIGAGYNYGIAPNTDLVARVAYQKFDMKHGLDFNGYSTEVGVRTAFNPYLEGYALAGYEDYSKKHGINPDGEFYGRVGATAKFNQNWGLSGEVKLAKAGDREWFVGPRFSW; from the coding sequence ATCAAGAATTCGCTGCTTGCCCTGGGTCTGTTGGCCGCGCTGCCGTTCGCCGCATCGGCTGCCGATGGCCTGTCGTACAACTACGTTGAAGGCGGCTACGTGAACACCGATGCCAAGGGCGGCGACGCTGATGGCTGGGGCGTGAAGGGCTCGGTTGCCGTGCATCCGAATTTCCACATCTTCGGTGATTACAGCAAGCAGGAAACCGACACCTTCAAGAATGATGTCGACCAGTGGCGCATCGGTGCCGGCTACAACTACGGCATCGCACCGAACACCGACCTGGTGGCTCGTGTTGCGTACCAGAAGTTCGACATGAAGCACGGCCTGGACTTCAACGGCTACTCCACTGAAGTGGGCGTGCGCACCGCGTTCAACCCGTACCTGGAAGGCTATGCGCTGGCCGGTTACGAGGATTACAGCAAGAAGCACGGCATCAACCCGGACGGCGAGTTCTACGGCCGTGTCGGCGCCACCGCCAAGTTCAACCAGAACTGGGGCCTGAGTGGCGAAGTGAAGCTGGCCAAGGCCGGCGACCGCGAGTGGTTCGTGGGCCCGCGCTTCAGCTGGTAA
- a CDS encoding VOC family protein, which yields MSHADTTSAERRIDNIEFNVADIARSKQFYGQVFGWSFTDYGPAYAEFDDGRLKGGFVADQAVTPSGGALVIVYCVDLADAQQRILAAGGEIVQAVFAFPGGRRFHFRDLDGYVLAVWSDAS from the coding sequence ATGAGCCACGCAGACACCACCTCTGCCGAACGCCGCATCGACAACATCGAATTCAACGTCGCCGACATCGCCCGCAGCAAGCAGTTCTATGGGCAGGTCTTCGGCTGGTCCTTCACCGACTACGGCCCGGCCTATGCCGAGTTCGATGACGGCCGCCTCAAAGGTGGCTTTGTCGCCGACCAGGCAGTGACGCCCTCAGGAGGCGCGCTGGTCATCGTGTACTGCGTGGACCTTGCCGACGCGCAGCAGCGCATCCTCGCAGCGGGCGGCGAGATCGTGCAGGCCGTGTTTGCCTTTCCCGGCGGCCGTCGCTTCCATTTCCGCGATCTGGACGGCTACGTGCT